The Candidatus Nitrosymbiomonas proteolyticus genome has a segment encoding these proteins:
- a CDS encoding thioredoxin TrxA, translated as MKTTTIVLSLAGLALLLLGCASEPTAKADSAPVGATKGEGASNASLDKPVIIDDSASGDSGGTSAAGGESKWLTSLEQGMIAAKRDGKPMLVDFYADWCGPCKQYKSDVFPTAEFKKAAEDYILVMINVDNQPEVASRYKIEGIPDIRVLDAKGDVVDQLVGFGGSDPLLAMMSKNAKS; from the coding sequence ATGAAGACAACGACGATCGTCTTATCCCTCGCCGGCCTCGCGCTGCTCCTTTTGGGATGCGCCTCGGAGCCCACGGCAAAGGCGGATTCCGCCCCGGTAGGGGCCACGAAGGGTGAGGGTGCCTCGAACGCATCCCTCGACAAGCCCGTCATCATCGATGATTCAGCGTCGGGCGATTCAGGCGGGACGAGCGCGGCGGGTGGCGAATCCAAGTGGCTCACCTCGCTGGAACAAGGCATGATCGCCGCCAAGCGCGACGGCAAGCCGATGCTCGTCGACTTTTACGCCGATTGGTGCGGCCCCTGCAAGCAGTATAAGAGCGATGTGTTTCCCACCGCTGAGTTCAAGAAGGCGGCCGAGGACTATATCCTCGTGATGATCAACGTGGATAACCAGCCCGAGGTCGCGAGTCGATACAAGATCGAAGGGATTCCCGACATCCGAGTTCTGGATGCTAAGGGCGATGTGGTAGATCAACTCGTGGGCTTTGGCGGCTCGGACCCGCTCCTTGCGATGATGTCCAAGAACGCCAAGAGCTAA
- a CDS encoding apolipoprotein N-acyltransferase: MALRDRLRPYGPATASVVLIALAFPPLNLGLLVFVALVPWLLSLRELDSKQAIKSGYLFGLLFWLHQMQFVQPLVAKWTGNVLLSLIPWFSACLLGATYFAFLGFVLRRCLKSKREWLIPVAWSGLEVVRSFVPILAFPWGLISTPLYRYPPLIQLANYGTQYLVSAWVVAASVGVVLLFSGTGWNQLRYHALVFLGLLGLSIARYTAPEVGEPVTVTIGQPGVDAAFSDPEEEARKVGVAVAELSESALAQRARLLILPEGMAMGGTEVPPDVPFELTPGLPVLFGGSRGPQPSYQSAFAFDGEWKYADKRRLVVFGEYVPLRGTLPFLDAFELPTGDLRPSKRTSAIQVAGMTVGPMLCFEGLFYDVAADQAKNGAQLLAVMSIDDWYVGTGAPEQLMSASVWRAVETGLPVARSASLGHSIAVDARGNIVARAPFGVTYPLRANLILPKQAERFPGIEVVPIALAIFLLGAATMPLPRTKAGSPDRV, from the coding sequence ATGGCGCTGCGCGATAGGCTGCGCCCGTATGGTCCGGCAACCGCGAGCGTCGTTCTCATCGCGCTCGCGTTTCCGCCCTTGAACCTGGGGCTGCTCGTGTTCGTCGCGCTCGTACCTTGGCTTCTGAGTCTCCGCGAACTTGACTCCAAGCAAGCCATCAAGTCCGGCTATCTGTTTGGGCTTCTGTTCTGGCTGCACCAGATGCAATTCGTCCAGCCGCTCGTTGCCAAGTGGACGGGCAACGTCCTCCTCAGCCTGATTCCCTGGTTCAGCGCGTGCTTGCTGGGGGCAACGTACTTCGCGTTTCTCGGATTCGTGCTGCGCCGGTGCTTGAAGTCGAAGCGGGAGTGGCTGATCCCCGTCGCTTGGTCGGGCCTCGAGGTCGTTCGTTCCTTCGTGCCGATCCTCGCCTTCCCTTGGGGACTGATTTCGACCCCGCTTTACCGCTATCCGCCCCTCATACAACTCGCCAACTACGGAACGCAATACCTTGTTTCCGCCTGGGTGGTCGCGGCGAGCGTCGGGGTCGTGCTGCTGTTTTCCGGCACCGGCTGGAACCAACTGCGCTACCATGCGTTGGTCTTTTTGGGGCTGCTTGGGCTCTCGATCGCCCGCTACACCGCCCCCGAGGTGGGCGAGCCCGTAACGGTGACCATCGGCCAGCCAGGGGTCGATGCGGCGTTCAGCGACCCCGAAGAAGAGGCCCGCAAGGTGGGCGTCGCGGTGGCCGAACTCTCCGAATCCGCCCTTGCCCAAAGGGCCCGACTCTTGATCCTGCCCGAAGGCATGGCGATGGGAGGCACCGAGGTTCCGCCTGATGTACCGTTCGAACTCACCCCTGGGTTGCCGGTCCTTTTCGGAGGCTCGCGCGGCCCCCAACCGAGCTACCAATCCGCCTTCGCGTTCGATGGGGAATGGAAGTACGCTGACAAGAGGCGTCTCGTCGTGTTCGGCGAGTACGTTCCGCTCCGAGGGACTCTCCCATTCTTGGACGCGTTCGAGCTCCCCACGGGCGACCTTCGCCCCTCTAAGCGAACGAGCGCGATCCAGGTCGCAGGGATGACCGTCGGCCCCATGCTGTGCTTTGAGGGACTGTTCTATGACGTGGCGGCCGACCAAGCGAAAAACGGGGCTCAACTCCTGGCTGTGATGTCGATCGACGATTGGTATGTGGGAACCGGCGCGCCCGAGCAACTCATGAGCGCTTCGGTGTGGCGGGCAGTGGAAACCGGCTTGCCCGTAGCAAGATCGGCCTCGCTCGGCCACTCGATCGCCGTCGATGCTCGCGGAAACATCGTCGCGCGGGCGCCGTTCGGAGTCACCTATCCTTTGAGGGCCAACCTTATCCTACCAAAGCAAGCGGAGAGGTTCCCTGGAATCGAAGTCGTTCCAATCGCGCTCGCGATCTTCTTGCTCGGCGCGGCGACCATGCCGCTTCCCCGCACAAAGGCGGGCTCGCCTGACCGCGTATAA
- a CDS encoding aspartate aminotransferase produces the protein MQYESDTYEREKQHERAEKAGGSVRSSKRHHRGDYSPRYTQRVKSVNLSSRASQIAPSPTLAVAARARELKAQGIDVISLAAGEPDFATPAPVCEAAIAALKSGYTKYTPTAGIGELRAAIAEKLQRDNGVPSSPGQVVVSCGAKQAVFGALFSLLDPGDEVILFAPYWPTYTEQIRLAGGIPRVVRCSSEAGFLPDFEAVSEAVNARTKAILLNSPCNPTGAVFPRQTLERIALLSEQHGLWIISDEIYEKLYFGERPLSPASLGEQVAGRTVTIGGCSKSYSMTGWRIGYSSSPPAVAQAICALQDQVNGNATSFAQYGALAALSLPENEVARMREEFRVRRDLALLEVASIDGMSCHPPSGAFYLLIDVRSLLTPRFDSDVAFCEWLIEEARVATVPGSAFDAPGFLRLSFATSREELTEAFARIRDAVESLKVPQ, from the coding sequence GTGCAATACGAAAGCGACACCTACGAGCGCGAGAAGCAACACGAGCGTGCCGAAAAGGCTGGGGGATCGGTCCGTAGCTCGAAGCGCCACCACAGGGGGGATTATAGCCCTCGGTATACTCAGCGGGTGAAGTCGGTGAACCTATCGAGCCGAGCTTCCCAGATTGCGCCTTCACCGACTCTGGCGGTGGCTGCGCGGGCCCGCGAACTCAAAGCCCAAGGGATCGACGTGATCAGTCTGGCCGCTGGGGAACCGGATTTTGCCACGCCTGCCCCTGTCTGTGAGGCGGCGATCGCGGCGCTCAAGTCCGGGTACACGAAGTACACCCCAACCGCTGGCATCGGCGAACTCCGGGCGGCGATCGCGGAAAAGCTCCAACGCGACAACGGCGTGCCCTCTTCGCCGGGCCAAGTCGTGGTCTCGTGCGGGGCGAAACAAGCGGTCTTCGGCGCCCTGTTCTCGCTCCTCGACCCCGGGGACGAGGTGATCCTCTTTGCTCCCTACTGGCCGACGTACACCGAGCAGATTCGGCTTGCGGGCGGGATTCCGAGGGTAGTTCGGTGCTCCAGCGAAGCGGGGTTTCTGCCCGACTTCGAAGCGGTATCCGAAGCGGTCAATGCCCGAACGAAAGCAATCCTGCTCAATTCGCCCTGCAACCCGACCGGCGCCGTCTTTCCTCGGCAGACCCTCGAACGAATCGCGCTCCTTTCAGAGCAGCACGGCCTTTGGATCATCTCGGACGAGATCTATGAGAAGCTCTACTTCGGCGAGCGGCCGCTAAGCCCGGCGTCGTTGGGTGAGCAGGTCGCTGGGCGGACCGTCACCATCGGCGGGTGCAGCAAGTCGTATTCGATGACGGGATGGAGGATCGGATACTCTTCGAGCCCGCCCGCGGTCGCCCAAGCGATATGCGCTTTGCAGGATCAGGTGAACGGCAACGCGACGAGCTTCGCGCAGTACGGCGCGTTGGCGGCCCTGAGCCTCCCCGAGAACGAAGTCGCCCGAATGCGCGAGGAGTTCCGCGTGAGGAGAGATCTCGCCCTCCTCGAAGTAGCCTCGATCGACGGGATGTCGTGTCATCCTCCGAGCGGGGCTTTCTACCTCTTGATCGATGTGCGGAGCCTTCTCACGCCTCGATTCGATTCTGACGTAGCGTTCTGCGAGTGGTTGATCGAGGAGGCTCGGGTGGCCACCGTACCGGGCTCGGCCTTCGACGCCCCCGGGTTCTTGCGACTGAGCTTCGCCACGAGCCGCGAAGAACTCACTGAGGCCTTCGCCAGAATCCGCGACGCCGTAGAATCGCTCAAGGTCCCTCAATGA
- a CDS encoding ribonuclease III, which yields MIPRSIPLKDPELFRLAMRHRSAAQNTVAESYERLEFFGDSVLGLVIAEYLYENHPAWDQGMLSKAKSSVVQEGPLAETALRLGLGQFIELSASEDSPDGRQRPSILSDVFEALIGAIYLESGLQVARWFILEQLHDHLMQVRTGDVSPHDYKSKLQEAAQAIWHKTPTYRVVQEYGASHERKFRVQVLFDSEIMGEGVGRSKKEGEQAAAQDALNLILRAQQARQIALEDRGL from the coding sequence ATGATTCCTAGGTCGATTCCCCTGAAGGACCCCGAACTCTTCCGCCTTGCGATGAGGCACCGTTCCGCAGCGCAAAACACCGTCGCTGAGAGTTACGAGCGCTTGGAGTTCTTTGGCGACTCGGTGCTGGGCCTGGTCATCGCCGAGTACCTCTACGAAAACCATCCCGCCTGGGATCAGGGGATGCTGAGCAAGGCGAAGTCGAGCGTGGTCCAAGAAGGTCCGCTTGCAGAAACCGCGCTCCGGCTCGGCCTCGGCCAGTTCATCGAACTCAGCGCCAGCGAGGACTCCCCCGACGGGCGGCAGCGCCCTTCGATCCTCTCCGACGTGTTTGAGGCGCTGATCGGAGCCATTTACTTGGAGTCCGGCCTTCAGGTGGCGCGATGGTTCATTCTCGAGCAGCTTCACGACCACCTGATGCAAGTCCGCACAGGGGACGTGAGCCCTCACGATTACAAGTCCAAGCTCCAAGAGGCCGCCCAAGCGATTTGGCACAAGACCCCGACGTATCGGGTCGTGCAAGAGTACGGCGCGTCGCACGAGCGGAAGTTCCGAGTTCAAGTTCTGTTCGATTCGGAGATCATGGGCGAGGGCGTGGGACGCTCGAAGAAGGAAGGTGAGCAGGCCGCGGCTCAAGACGCGCTCAACCTGATTCTGCGCGCACAGCAAGCCCGGCAGATCGCTCTCGAAGATCGGGGGCTGTAG
- a CDS encoding aminopeptidase P family protein — MATTATTRSERLAEVLREEGFDVFLGWAPPTLGYLSGFFEGAGERFMTLAVRSTGESRLICPRLSVSQARRAGIAEIDSWGDGEDALELFRRLSANWGLRSAVFAVDDDMPSRMLLQMQSVLPAALFKAGSFALAELTRCKDEGELESMTRAAQIADSAIQAGIGAVRPGASEREVARALAEAMANLGGNPTFCIVAAGANAAEPHHLSDDTIIASGDVVVMDFGCEVGGYQSDITRTVCCGSAGDEVREVYETVYRSQAKAREAIRAGVPAQDVDRAARAVIEEAGYGSYFTHRTGHGIGLRVHEEPNIVEGNDRPLEVGNCFSVEPGIYLPGRFGVRIENIVTVTQEGHRSLNEEPAPTILETGP; from the coding sequence ATGGCGACCACGGCAACTACGCGTTCGGAAAGGCTCGCAGAAGTTCTGCGTGAGGAAGGGTTCGACGTGTTCTTGGGCTGGGCCCCTCCAACCTTGGGCTATCTCAGCGGATTCTTCGAGGGCGCGGGTGAGCGATTCATGACGCTGGCGGTCCGTTCTACCGGCGAATCGCGGCTCATCTGTCCGCGCCTGTCGGTCAGCCAAGCAAGGCGAGCGGGGATCGCGGAGATCGACTCGTGGGGGGACGGCGAGGACGCGCTGGAGCTATTCCGTAGGCTGTCTGCGAATTGGGGCCTTCGCTCTGCGGTGTTTGCCGTCGACGACGACATGCCTTCGAGGATGCTCCTCCAAATGCAATCCGTGTTGCCTGCCGCTCTCTTCAAAGCGGGAAGCTTCGCCCTCGCGGAGTTGACGAGGTGCAAGGACGAGGGTGAACTCGAATCCATGACCCGCGCGGCGCAAATCGCCGACAGCGCAATTCAGGCTGGAATCGGGGCGGTTCGGCCTGGAGCCTCCGAACGGGAGGTCGCGCGGGCGCTTGCGGAGGCGATGGCGAACCTCGGAGGCAACCCGACGTTCTGTATCGTCGCCGCAGGGGCCAACGCAGCCGAACCGCACCACTTGAGCGACGACACGATCATTGCTTCGGGAGACGTCGTGGTGATGGACTTCGGCTGCGAAGTCGGTGGGTACCAAAGCGACATCACGAGGACGGTCTGCTGCGGAAGCGCGGGCGACGAGGTCCGAGAGGTGTACGAGACCGTGTACCGCTCTCAAGCTAAGGCGCGGGAGGCGATTCGGGCCGGAGTCCCGGCACAGGACGTAGATCGGGCCGCCCGAGCGGTGATCGAAGAGGCGGGGTACGGATCGTATTTCACCCACCGAACAGGGCACGGGATCGGGCTGCGGGTCCACGAAGAACCCAATATCGTCGAAGGCAACGATCGGCCGTTGGAGGTGGGCAACTGTTTTAGCGTCGAGCCGGGCATCTACCTGCCGGGAAGGTTCGGCGTCAGGATCGAAAACATCGTCACCGTAACCCAAGAAGGGCACAGGAGCCTCAATGAGGAGCCTGCGCCCACGATTCTCGAAACCGGCCCCTAA
- a CDS encoding redox-regulated ATPase YchF, giving the protein MKVGLIGHAGVGKTTLYHAAARGQAKGDITAVPVPDERFERIVEAVKPKKASPATVLLHDDLDDIGTEKKAFSQRFLDAARRMDLLLHVVRSFDSPMAPFAREVNPMRDQAAIEDELVLTDLQIVESRIERLTKSVQAQSPGSAEYTEREVLRRIVGPLGEGTPLRLLQLSEEEEAILRNFQFLSQKPLIVAYNVDEADAASVDGSLQEQMGRLRESGVPAFAVCATLEQEIAELEESDQSEFLESLGLQEPASSKVIRAAYDAMGLITFYTAGENETKAWPLRRGSNALKAAATIHNEIAKGFIRAEVVSYEDWAEHGSLSAAHKAGRMRLEGKEYVVQDGELLVIRNKS; this is encoded by the coding sequence ATGAAGGTCGGCTTGATCGGCCATGCGGGCGTCGGCAAGACCACGCTGTACCACGCAGCGGCCCGAGGTCAGGCCAAGGGCGACATCACCGCTGTGCCTGTGCCCGACGAACGTTTCGAGAGGATCGTTGAAGCCGTAAAGCCCAAGAAAGCGAGCCCGGCCACGGTCCTGCTCCACGACGACCTCGACGATATCGGTACGGAGAAGAAGGCGTTCTCCCAGCGGTTCCTCGATGCGGCTCGGCGCATGGACCTGCTCTTGCACGTCGTTCGCTCCTTCGATTCGCCGATGGCGCCGTTCGCCCGCGAAGTCAACCCCATGCGGGATCAGGCCGCCATCGAGGATGAGCTCGTTCTCACGGACCTCCAGATCGTAGAGTCGAGGATCGAGAGGCTCACCAAGTCCGTCCAAGCCCAGAGCCCAGGTTCGGCCGAATACACCGAGCGCGAGGTCCTGCGGCGAATCGTGGGGCCCTTGGGCGAGGGCACGCCCCTGCGGTTGCTCCAACTGAGCGAAGAGGAAGAAGCGATCCTGCGAAACTTCCAGTTCCTCAGCCAGAAGCCGCTGATCGTGGCCTACAACGTGGACGAGGCCGATGCAGCGTCTGTCGATGGATCCCTGCAAGAGCAGATGGGGCGACTCCGCGAGTCGGGAGTTCCCGCGTTTGCGGTTTGCGCGACGCTCGAACAGGAGATCGCCGAGCTTGAGGAGTCCGACCAATCCGAATTCCTTGAGTCGCTCGGACTCCAAGAGCCAGCGAGTTCTAAGGTCATTCGCGCGGCCTACGACGCGATGGGGTTGATCACCTTTTACACCGCGGGCGAGAACGAGACGAAAGCTTGGCCCCTCCGGCGCGGATCGAACGCCCTTAAGGCAGCCGCCACGATCCACAACGAAATCGCCAAGGGGTTCATTCGCGCCGAAGTCGTTTCTTATGAGGATTGGGCCGAGCACGGCTCGCTTTCGGCGGCGCACAAGGCGGGCAGAATGCGCCTCGAAGGCAAGGAATACGTCGTCCAAGACGGCGAACTGCTCGTCATCCGCAACAAATCCTAA
- a CDS encoding ABC transporter permease, with translation MVALRATDRSPSLFGTLVLLLALVGVAFVLHLGLGSSSGGLGLRLTPWEVVSELFRGRMPDTTTGNDIIWLIRLPRALGCLLAGGLLGVVGSAFQSLFRNPLADPFIVGVSSGSAVGGALAILLGFAGVAAGLGLLAASFVCGMLSLGLVFSLATSKGAVDVQTLLLSGVVVGAMLSAVLALLLMAGGLDANQVLRWLLGSATPMYWPKIYAMAVALLVGGALLLLQSKSLNALSLGEHTAQRLGVDTRKLKPTVLVTGTAMTAVCVGSVGIIGFLGLVAPHIARRVVGVDWRRSLAGSALIGMSLLLCADVVAQWGLPGGEVPVGVVTALLGAPFLLVLLRRES, from the coding sequence GTGGTGGCGCTTCGAGCTACGGACCGATCCCCCAGCCTTTTCGGCACGCTCGTGTTGCTTCTCGCGCTCGTAGGTGTCGCTTTCGTATTGCACCTGGGCCTCGGCAGTTCCTCGGGAGGACTCGGACTTCGCCTGACGCCGTGGGAGGTGGTTTCGGAGCTATTTCGGGGCCGGATGCCCGACACCACGACCGGCAACGACATCATCTGGCTCATCCGGCTGCCGCGCGCGCTCGGGTGTTTGTTGGCCGGAGGCTTGTTGGGGGTGGTGGGCTCGGCGTTTCAATCGCTCTTCCGCAACCCTCTTGCTGACCCGTTCATCGTGGGGGTGTCATCGGGGTCGGCGGTGGGCGGCGCGCTTGCGATCCTTTTGGGCTTTGCGGGCGTGGCGGCGGGCTTGGGGCTGTTGGCGGCCTCCTTCGTCTGCGGGATGCTCTCGCTCGGTCTCGTGTTTTCCCTCGCGACCAGCAAAGGAGCGGTGGACGTACAGACGCTCCTCCTCTCAGGGGTGGTGGTCGGCGCGATGCTATCGGCGGTGCTCGCGCTGCTGTTGATGGCGGGCGGGCTCGACGCCAATCAGGTGCTCCGGTGGCTGCTCGGATCGGCGACCCCGATGTACTGGCCGAAGATCTACGCTATGGCCGTTGCGCTTCTGGTTGGAGGCGCGCTCTTGCTCCTTCAATCGAAAAGTCTGAACGCGCTTTCTCTTGGTGAACACACGGCCCAGCGCCTCGGAGTCGATACTCGCAAGCTCAAGCCAACCGTCTTGGTCACGGGCACGGCGATGACGGCGGTTTGCGTGGGATCCGTCGGGATCATCGGTTTTTTGGGGCTCGTCGCTCCCCACATCGCCCGTCGAGTGGTGGGCGTGGACTGGCGGCGCTCGCTAGCCGGATCGGCCCTGATCGGGATGTCCCTATTACTCTGCGCCGATGTGGTGGCTCAATGGGGCCTGCCGGGAGGCGAAGTACCGGTCGGAGTCGTCACCGCGCTCCTAGGGGCTCCCTTTCTTTTGGTTCTCCTTCGCCGAGAGAGCTAG
- a CDS encoding small-conductance mechanosensitive channel — translation MKRFAMIIAVAVLVAPMVVAQGAGVRQGGQGAQGQGRQGAGFGGGRIGMRGGGAALLMRADVQTELKLTDQQKTALREKMGAMAGGARGGGGGAGGGAGAGGGRGQGGGQGAGQMAQQMNDAIKSVLNDTQYKRYTELELQWTGPSALSREDVGKQVGITPDQQTKIRDIQRAEMEKIRGQFQGGGGAGGDRTAMQENMRKVRDSIDKQVLALLNDGQKAKWNALLGKAFKFDPPR, via the coding sequence ATGAAACGATTCGCTATGATCATTGCCGTCGCGGTCCTGGTGGCCCCGATGGTTGTTGCCCAAGGCGCGGGCGTTCGCCAAGGCGGACAGGGCGCGCAAGGTCAGGGCCGCCAAGGCGCCGGTTTCGGCGGCGGCCGAATTGGAATGCGGGGTGGCGGCGCGGCGCTCCTCATGCGGGCGGATGTTCAAACCGAACTGAAGCTCACCGACCAGCAGAAGACCGCGCTTCGAGAGAAGATGGGCGCAATGGCCGGCGGCGCTAGAGGCGGCGGCGGTGGCGCAGGTGGCGGCGCTGGAGCGGGCGGAGGTCGTGGCCAGGGCGGCGGCCAAGGCGCGGGCCAAATGGCTCAGCAGATGAACGACGCCATCAAGTCGGTCCTCAACGACACGCAATATAAGCGCTACACCGAGCTCGAGCTTCAGTGGACGGGACCTTCGGCGCTTTCCCGTGAGGACGTTGGCAAGCAGGTCGGCATCACCCCCGATCAGCAGACCAAGATTCGCGACATCCAGCGAGCCGAAATGGAGAAGATCCGCGGCCAATTCCAAGGCGGAGGCGGTGCGGGCGGTGACCGAACCGCGATGCAAGAGAACATGCGAAAGGTGCGCGACAGCATCGACAAGCAGGTCCTCGCTCTCCTCAACGATGGCCAGAAGGCCAAGTGGAACGCGCTTCTCGGCAAGGCGTTCAAGTTCGATCCTCCTCGTTAG
- a CDS encoding two-component system response regulator: MPENKRLLIVDDEPHIRRVLQAAFEKDGYSVSLAECGEDALVLLKEAPFECMLSDITMPGMNGHELLRSALSLRPELPVVLMTAYGAIPSAVQAIREGAFEYVTKPFDLDALKRILRNAMTDEAAPKKRRSKKGSRPEVEFIAESPEMKELLETMKLAADSKATVLITGESGTGKEVVAKTIHRLSTRRDQPFVAVSCAALPETLLESELFGYEKGAFTGAQDSKQGRFELADKGTLFLDEIGDVPPAIQVKLLRVLQEREFERLGSSKPTRVDVRLLAATNRDLNEAVQEGEFRLDLLYRLQVVELRIPPLRERKADIEPLAKLFLQRYCTENERDLMELTPEVKRLLQAYHWPGNVRELENVIERGVVLSPRDAREFLPKMLPTHLQDAA, translated from the coding sequence ATGCCAGAAAACAAGCGACTCTTGATCGTCGACGACGAACCCCACATCCGAAGGGTCCTCCAGGCCGCTTTCGAAAAGGACGGCTACAGCGTGAGCCTTGCGGAATGCGGCGAGGATGCCTTGGTGCTTCTGAAGGAGGCCCCGTTCGAGTGTATGCTCTCCGACATCACCATGCCGGGAATGAACGGCCACGAACTCCTTCGGAGCGCGCTCTCCCTCCGCCCGGAGCTCCCGGTCGTGCTGATGACAGCGTATGGGGCGATTCCCTCGGCTGTGCAGGCCATTCGGGAAGGCGCGTTTGAATACGTGACCAAGCCGTTCGACCTCGACGCCCTCAAGCGCATTCTTCGCAACGCCATGACGGACGAGGCTGCGCCCAAAAAGAGGCGATCGAAAAAGGGGTCCCGCCCCGAGGTCGAATTCATCGCCGAATCTCCTGAGATGAAGGAGCTACTGGAAACGATGAAGCTCGCCGCGGATTCAAAGGCCACGGTCCTCATTACGGGCGAGAGCGGCACCGGAAAAGAGGTCGTCGCCAAGACGATTCACCGGCTCTCGACGCGCCGCGACCAGCCGTTCGTCGCCGTAAGCTGCGCCGCCCTCCCTGAAACGCTTCTCGAAAGCGAGCTGTTCGGCTACGAGAAGGGCGCGTTTACCGGCGCGCAAGACTCCAAGCAAGGTCGATTCGAGCTTGCCGACAAAGGCACGCTGTTCCTCGACGAGATCGGCGACGTTCCGCCCGCGATCCAAGTCAAACTCCTGCGGGTGCTTCAAGAGCGCGAGTTCGAGAGGCTCGGCAGTTCGAAGCCGACCCGAGTGGACGTTCGGCTCCTTGCCGCGACCAACCGCGACCTCAATGAAGCCGTCCAGGAAGGAGAGTTTCGCCTCGATCTGCTTTATCGGCTCCAAGTCGTCGAGTTGCGAATCCCCCCTCTTCGGGAGCGCAAGGCCGACATCGAGCCACTCGCGAAACTGTTCCTGCAACGGTATTGCACGGAAAACGAACGCGACCTCATGGAACTGACGCCGGAGGTGAAGCGGTTGCTCCAGGCGTATCACTGGCCCGGAAACGTCCGAGAATTGGAGAACGTCATCGAACGTGGGGTCGTGCTCTCGCCGCGCGACGCCCGCGAGTTCTTGCCGAAAATGTTGCCGACGCACCTGCAAGATGCAGCGTAA
- a CDS encoding class II fructose-bisphosphatase, which yields MNSRQHIDFLRVTEAAAIAASKWVGRGDRNCADQAACEGMRSTMNEIPMKGMIVIGEGERDEAPMLYIGEEVGEGTGPSVQIAVDPLEGTNLCANGLPNAIAVLAACVEGEGFLMHAPDCYMDKIVVGKECKGIIDITVPPRINVRQMAKALGKEVDEMIIGVLDRPRHEPLIAELRDVGCRVHLVSDGDITIALAALDPESGLDGLMGIGGAPEGVITAAAVRCWGGDMQAKLHFPKDGQRERAERMVGGDLDRVFMPDELARGNVTFVATGITTGDFMRGVRFRRDDIITQSIVMESSNGTIRRIETIHRGAVENG from the coding sequence ATGAACAGCCGACAGCACATCGACTTCCTGCGCGTGACCGAAGCGGCGGCGATCGCAGCTTCCAAATGGGTGGGAAGAGGCGACCGGAACTGCGCCGATCAAGCCGCCTGCGAAGGGATGAGATCGACGATGAACGAAATTCCGATGAAGGGAATGATCGTCATCGGAGAGGGCGAGCGAGATGAGGCGCCCATGCTCTACATCGGCGAAGAGGTCGGCGAAGGAACGGGGCCTTCCGTCCAAATCGCCGTCGATCCGCTCGAAGGCACGAACCTCTGCGCCAACGGACTCCCCAACGCGATCGCGGTCCTCGCTGCCTGCGTCGAGGGCGAGGGGTTTCTCATGCACGCGCCCGACTGCTATATGGACAAGATCGTAGTCGGCAAGGAGTGCAAGGGCATTATCGACATCACCGTCCCCCCTCGGATCAACGTTCGGCAAATGGCCAAGGCTCTCGGGAAGGAAGTGGATGAGATGATCATCGGGGTGCTGGATCGGCCCCGGCACGAACCCCTCATCGCCGAACTCCGCGACGTGGGGTGCAGGGTACACCTCGTATCCGACGGCGACATCACGATCGCGCTCGCGGCGCTCGACCCCGAATCCGGGCTCGATGGCTTGATGGGAATCGGAGGCGCGCCGGAGGGCGTGATCACCGCGGCGGCAGTGCGTTGTTGGGGCGGCGACATGCAAGCCAAACTGCACTTCCCCAAAGACGGCCAGCGGGAAAGGGCCGAAAGGATGGTCGGCGGCGATTTGGATCGTGTGTTCATGCCCGACGAACTCGCACGAGGGAATGTGACGTTCGTCGCAACCGGAATCACCACCGGCGACTTCATGCGCGGCGTCCGGTTCCGGCGCGACGACATCATCACGCAGTCGATCGTAATGGAGTCTTCCAACGGCACGATCCGAAGGATCGAGACCATTCACCGGGGCGCAGTCGAAAACGGATAA
- a CDS encoding histidine phosphatase superfamily: MRLYLVRHAQTAWNLSERAQGHTDIPLDEVGRLQAERLAERFRGVALATVHTSDLTRSRSTAEPIAVVCGARVCVDPLLRETHLGEWEGFPFEEIQRLRRLRADPDDPFYLDIRPPQGESPRDLWNRLEWIEKEASDWNEPTAVVTHGGAGGMILARLLRGNIESARSFRFPNASVSELERRPDGLWTLVRYACIEHLNGLQVKAGGLDGAAR; the protein is encoded by the coding sequence ATGCGCCTGTATTTGGTCCGGCACGCTCAAACGGCTTGGAACTTGAGCGAAAGGGCCCAAGGGCACACCGACATTCCGCTCGACGAAGTGGGGCGGCTCCAAGCCGAACGGCTCGCGGAGAGGTTCCGGGGAGTCGCGCTCGCTACGGTACACACGTCCGACCTCACTCGCAGCCGCTCGACCGCCGAGCCCATCGCGGTCGTATGCGGCGCGAGGGTTTGCGTCGATCCCTTGCTGCGCGAGACCCACCTGGGAGAGTGGGAGGGCTTTCCCTTCGAGGAGATCCAGCGGCTTCGGCGGCTCCGGGCAGACCCAGACGACCCGTTTTACCTGGACATCCGCCCGCCGCAGGGCGAGTCGCCTCGCGACCTTTGGAACCGTCTCGAATGGATCGAAAAAGAGGCCTCCGACTGGAACGAGCCTACTGCCGTCGTCACCCACGGCGGCGCAGGGGGGATGATCCTCGCGCGGTTGCTCCGAGGAAACATCGAGTCGGCGAGGAGCTTTCGGTTTCCGAACGCAAGCGTTTCCGAACTGGAACGCAGGCCCGATGGCCTCTGGACCCTCGTTCGGTATGCCTGCATCGAGCACTTGAACGGGCTTCAGGTCAAGGCGGGAGGGCTCGATGGCGCTGCGCGATAG